In Mycobacterium sp. Aquia_216, a genomic segment contains:
- a CDS encoding enoyl-CoA hydratase, producing MDRVLLEVDSRVALITVNDPDRRNAVTDEISAGLRRAVNDAQNDPNVHAVVVTGAGKAFCAGADLSALGSAAQDGLRRLYDGFLAVADCTLPTVAAVNGPAVGAGLNLALACDVRIAGPAALFDARFQKLGIHPGGGMTWMFQRAVGPQVARAALLFGVRFDADASVSNGLALKVADDPVAAARELAAGPASAPREVVIATKSTMRATHSPGSLDTRLHAAAVDAELGPQATSIQTPEFAERLAAAQRK from the coding sequence GTGGATCGCGTACTGCTCGAGGTCGACAGCCGTGTCGCCTTGATTACCGTCAACGACCCCGATCGGCGCAACGCGGTGACCGACGAGATCTCCGCGGGTTTGCGTCGCGCAGTCAACGATGCGCAAAACGATCCGAACGTACATGCCGTGGTCGTCACCGGTGCGGGCAAGGCATTCTGCGCCGGCGCAGATCTCAGCGCCCTCGGCTCCGCTGCCCAGGACGGACTACGCCGTCTGTACGACGGCTTCCTCGCGGTGGCCGACTGCACACTGCCGACAGTCGCGGCGGTCAATGGGCCGGCCGTCGGCGCCGGGCTCAACCTCGCACTGGCCTGCGACGTACGGATCGCGGGGCCGGCAGCGCTGTTCGACGCCCGATTCCAAAAGCTCGGCATCCACCCCGGCGGGGGCATGACGTGGATGTTTCAGCGCGCCGTCGGACCCCAGGTGGCCCGCGCCGCGCTGCTGTTCGGGGTACGTTTTGACGCCGACGCCTCGGTCAGTAACGGTCTTGCGCTCAAAGTCGCCGACGATCCGGTGGCAGCGGCCCGAGAGCTGGCTGCCGGTCCAGCATCTGCACCGCGGGAAGTCGTGATCGCGACCAAGTCCACAATGCGGGCGACCCACAGTCCGGGCAGTCTCGACACCCGGTTGCACGCGGCCGCCGTTGATGCCGAGTTGGGCCCGCAGGCCACCTCGATTCAGACACCGGAATTCGCGGAGCGCCTCGCCGCGGCGCAGCGCAAATAG